A single region of the Triticum dicoccoides isolate Atlit2015 ecotype Zavitan chromosome 2B, WEW_v2.0, whole genome shotgun sequence genome encodes:
- the LOC119362947 gene encoding cyclin-D2-2-like: MRALVEKEMDHRPKGGYVERLGHGGFESSWRKDAMDWICKVHSYYNFGPLTLCLSVNYMDRFLSSFDLPHDKSWMQQLMSVACLSLAVKMEETVAPLPVDLQVCDEYYAFEPRNIKRMELIVMETLKWRMHSVTPFSFLCYFLDKFNEGKPPSYMLVSRCAELIVATVKDYRFLSFRPSEIAAAVVLWGLVENQVIGFSSALAASEIPVNKEMIAGCYALLVKKRGNFNASLSAPLSPIGVLDVPCFSFRNDDTAPGSSPSNNNSSSNDQASTPASKRRRLSASPI; encoded by the exons ATGCGGGCGCTGGTGGAGAAGGAGATGGATCATCGGCCCAAGGGCGGCTACGTGGAGCGGCTGGGGCACGGGGGATTCGAGTCCTCCTGGAGGAAGGACGCCATGGATTGGATTTGCAAG GTCCATTCCTACTACAATTTTGGACCACTGACCCTCTGCCTCTCGGTGAACTACATGGATAGGTTCCTCTCCTCGTTTGATCTCCCA CATGACAAGTCTTGGATGCAACAGTTGATGTCAGTTGCCTGCCTATCTCTTGCTGTCAAGATGGAGGAGACCGTGGCCCCTCTTCCTGTGGACCTTCAG GTTTGCGATGAGTACTATGCGTTTGAACCAAGGAACATCAAGAGGATGGAGCTCATTGTGATGGAGACCCTGAAATGGAGGATGCACTCTGTGACCCCATTCTCTTTCCTGTGCTACTTCTTGGACAAGTTCAATGAAGGAAAGCCACCGAGTTACATGCTGGTGTCACGGTGTGCCGAGCTCATAGTCGCCACTGTGAAAG ACTATAGATTCTTATCATTCAGACCTTCTGAGATCGCTGCCGCAGTGGTTTTATGGGGGCTTGTTGAGAATCAGGTCATCGGCTTCAGCAGTGCCCTTGCAGCATCTGAAATCCCTGTTAATAAG GAGATGATTGCGGGATGCTACGCGCTGTTGGTGAAGAAGAGAGGTAACTTCAACGCGAGCCTTTCAGCGCCGCTGAGCCCGATCGGGGTGCTGGATGTGCCATGCTTCAGCTTCAGGAATGATGACACAGCACCAGGGTCATCACCCTCGAACAACAACAGTAGCAGCAACGATCAGGCCTCCACTCCAGCTTCCAAGAGGAGAAGGCTAAGCGCATCGCCGATCTGA